A segment of the Psilocybe cubensis strain MGC-MH-2018 chromosome 5, whole genome shotgun sequence genome:
AAGTCCGTGAATCAGATATAGGTCGATATAACTTAAAGGGCACGCGTGAGCAGGTCGTTGAATAGCTTTACTGACGTAGATGCCATTGTACTGGTCATTGTTCAATTTGAGCTCTCGAATATAACACACAGCAAGGCGAAATGTTCCGGTCTAGCTGCAATGACCAATGACTGACTACACACTGTCGCTCGTTGGTACGACATGCAGCAAAGTCCTGGAAGTCATCATAAGGTAGATCGACAGTATCGATCATCGCGAAGCTCATTTAGGCATTGACGAGAGCGATAACTCACTTGAAGATAACGGGAGAACAAGAACGGTATTTTGGGCTGACATGGCGCAGACATAGCGCAAACATGCGGAGTCGCAAAaattgttcatgccttcatGGGTCTATGAACCCCCCCTTCCTCCTACTTTACCCATCCAGTCGAGTGTTTAATATGTTTAATACGAAAACTTCACGTACTTTTTGGTGTAGGATGTTAGGGAGACTGACATACCGTTCTTGGACGTCACATGTCTTGAGATACCCGCGAACCTTAGCTCGACAAATATTGTGGGATAAAATGCAGCCGGCTTGACATTTTTGACAGCTTACAGGGTCGTAAATAAATTCAACAACTCGGCAAGAATTATGAAAGAAACCCAGGGATGTTACCCAATATCCTATCTTGGACAGATTGTGTGACCCTCACCCTGATTTGTTTCAATGATGCTGCAAGTGGAATCCTGCCGAAGAACCTCATTCCCGGGCGGTTCACATAATAGGCCGTCAGATTCACGCTATGAATCTCTCCGCTTCGTTTTTATAGCACGTAGTAGTCCTCAGATTTGAACGCACATCAGTCTGGACGCTGAGCCTTGAATGGGAAAGTCCTGCAATCCATATTTAAGATTGGTTTCCGAAACAGTGGATACATACACCGTACTTGGGGACTCGGCCTGTGGGTCCTTAGTCTGTATGTCGCTAGCCGCCTGTCCCTGATCAGCTTCACTCTGAGGGCATCTTGGAAGCTTATATGCGGTTAAAGCTAAAGGAGAATGCGCTTAGATCGAAACCGCCATGCTTGTACTGAGTCATATTTTGTGGCAAAGCCACGTAACAGTGCCATCTCCTCGATTGATGAGTCGGGCATGGCAGTGTGTGTGCGGGTAATGGTACGCACTTCCAGTGGCCGTTGAACGGTGTTGACCTTTGCCTGTCAAAACGGGCACGAGTTCAATACAGTTGACCGTAAAAGGACTCCGTAGAATGGCAACGAATGTGCGACGTGGAGTTTTGAATAGATGCATATCCGCCTGTCCGCCGTGCATTGTGCGTGATACTCACGGCAAGTTCGTCGTAATAGACCACGAATCGAAGGTGTGAAATATCGCCTGCATACACACCTTACTTTTAGCGGTCTCCGTCGCGTTTTGTAGAAGGCACAAAGGCAACATAACGAAGTCCAATAGCTTAAACCTAACGATccccaaaaaaaccaaacctTATTTCGTTCCAAATATGTCTAGTTGGTAATGCTATTTTGAGAGAGCACGCCATATTCCGGGGATTGATATTTGAGTCTTGATCTGAACAAGTTTCTTCTGTTCGGCACGCGCCACCGTTTGGATTCCTGACCCTTGGGCGGCGGGTAGATCCAAAGTACCAATTGCTGGCGCGCCACGCAGGAATAGAATGGCATCAGTGGAAAGttgatagatagatagatatgGATGAATGGATAGCTATGTCCCGGCCAGGTTCGGAGTTCTGATTTGAAATCGGTGGAAATACCCTATCTGTTGGTGCAGGGAGTGCATGGCTCCGCATCGACGTTCcgaattgaagaaaaaaaattgcagAGCATTCGTTGTTTGATCTCAGTTCAACTCCGAATTTATTGCGCGTCGTTTCAAATTACACCGCAGGACAATACCGCCTGTGCATAAATGGGTATATGGCCGACGCCCGACTAGACGGTGCACACGGCCTTACTGGAGTTAGAGAGCACATTCGCCATCCATACGGGAAAAGTAACCATCGTGTGATTGGAGAGAAGAACGGAGGGATCATCCAACATACTTGGGATGAAGGCAGGTTGTAgattatttttgaaaagaagacgaagagaagagaagagacatCAGAATATTAAAATTTCCACCCACCATGCCTCTTCAAGTTGACGATATAATACGGATTTGGGTGTGAGGAGACTATGTTGGAACGGCTTGAGAAACCATCGCCTTTGGTTCACCACGATGTCGCCAAGTTGATACTCACATTGtgaatgagatgagatgaacCTGCCCATATTGTAACCGGATTATGCGGAAATAGACGTGGTGTCAAAACATGTCAGGGCCAGCTACGGGGAATAAAACAGTGTGAACGGCGAACCAGCGATTATAACGAGAAGATATTACGCATAAACCTCGAGTAGACTTGGTTGTCGTGTACTCTGCATGATGTTTGACGCTTTTGTAGTTCACCGTCTTCGAATCGCTCCAGAACTCCGTCCTAGAAGAATTGGGATCAAATCGAAGACAAGCGAAAACATATTCCCTCGCCAGCTTAAAAACTAGATTGACTTTTCCCAGGTGTATAATTGGACGTAATAACCTGGTGCTGTAATCACACGGAGAAGTCGATATGTCGTTTGGAAGAAGGAACCATGAAGGCAACCACAATGTTTACCCTTACGCCCAGAAAAGAGAATACATACGTTCGAAGTTGTCAAAACGTTTTAGAAAGCTCGCTAAGAATACGCGTAGAGGGAGCCCCAAGGAACAGGTAACCGCAGCATGTAGACAGCGAGCCGTTTTCCGAAAACTCTTTGCACGTTGGAAGTCACCTCGTTGATCATATGCGCGAACAGGTTCCAGGTGCAAGGCCCTGTGATCCAGTTCAAGACGGAAATTTGAATGGGAGCAGTTGACATGATTGATACCGTGTCGGCGCCTATGACGGAGTGTGTGTCTTGGTTGTCCATCCATAGTCAGGACTGTCTAGGCATGGAGAGGTTTTGGAGAGGTCCCAATTGTCCCGACTCGGATCCTGGTGTGTGGTGAAAGGCCGGAGGAGAGCTATGAATAGCTTCAGGTACATATCACCTTCAAAAAGAATGGCATGGGTGATCGTAGATAGTACAGCTCCCAAACAGAGGGCATAAACAGACAGAGAAAAGGaccaaacttcaaagcagGGAACAGATTTAGATCCAGCCAGAGTCTGAGAATCAGATGCCCTTATAGGGTGTACGGTATTACAATTTGTTTGCCTGAAGTTGTGACGAAAGATTAAGAAAAACCCAAGTTCAGAGTTCGAGCTATCCCTGTCTGTGGCAGGTGTTATCGCTGCCATTGCACCATTGCATCCTGAGAAACATCAGCGAACGTCATTCAGCTGATAGCACGAAACAGAGCCACACTGGTCATTGGTAGTGGTGGTTTTGTTGATCATGTGGGATGCGAAAAGAGCGAACGCGACAGCACGCGCATTTGAAATGACTAGTTCCCTACGAAAGATCATCAGCATTAGTTATTCTAGGACTCTTTGAAGAGTAACGTTAGGTCAGATCCCACCCAACGACGTCGGGTAAACAATGGCGGCTTTATGATGCATTCAAGCCTTTTCGAGTTCCCCGTGAGCTTATCTACTAGAAACTGTCGCGCCGCTGAGGAAAACCAAAGGCAAAAAGACAACGTACTTGACAGATGAGACCGGACCCTTGCAAACAAATGACGAACCTCCTATTCAAACAAATTCGACAGCTCGATCTTTGGCGACAACTCGATGTTGATTGTTAGTTTCTGCGATCTCGTAAGGCCAAATCTGTCCTATGGTCTATATTAATTACTTAACATCAACGAAGACAATATGAAGACGTACTCTGATGTTCAAATTGTGGTCTCCTCTTGCTGATGCTTGCTTCCAACATCATCTGATACTTGCAACGATCCTGTGGCCATACAACTCCTATCATACATATGGCCGGTTATTTGACCGGATCCATGATGAACGAGTTCAACGTATATAGAATAGTCGGTAAGGGAACTGCTTCAAGAATATATGTCGGCTTCAACGCGCTCGAAAATGTCAAGGTTCAAATGTTCAAGCTGAGTGACAACCGCTGCACAGAACTTTGTACTTGTTATTTCTGGGGGATAATGACGGTTTCCTTGCCAAGCCCATAGACCCCTTTCTGTTCTCTTCCATCCACCATCACAATCTATATACAAGTTATGCCTTCCCCGCCCTCGGCTCAACCCTTAAAAGTCCCTGCAACTCCGTCCAAGTCTTCGGAAGCGGATAAAGACAAGACCCCAGTCGCCACCAAGCAGCAGGCACCCTCGAAATTGGGAACGATAGCTCCAAACGACATCTCAAGCCCTCATGAATTGACAGCTTTCGTAAGGGCATTTCTCAATTTTTGGGGCCAAGGATGAGATACTCACTATGTCAATACAGGTCGAAACACTTCTGGAGCAGCTGGATACCAAGTTCGACGATATGTCTACCCAGATTCTGGACAGAAGTTCGTCAATCTTAACTTGTTT
Coding sequences within it:
- a CDS encoding Heat shock factor-binding protein, which encodes MPSPPSAQPLKVPATPSKSSEADKDKTPVATKQQAPSKLGTIAPNDISSPHELTAFVETLLEQLDTKFDDMSTQILDRMNQMSTRVDALEASIQDIINGDISVPQSPSPSTPGGIRRSDSGI